The following proteins come from a genomic window of Miscanthus floridulus cultivar M001 chromosome 2, ASM1932011v1, whole genome shotgun sequence:
- the LOC136539571 gene encoding uncharacterized protein isoform X2 encodes MMRLKLQARGLWTAVNVGTTDYTDDRNALEVIALGVPLEMQGAISNKATAKISWEALKKTHLGVDRVRLAKANTLRREFDSLKFKDGESVDDFSIRITDLANQLVVLDNGYTEPEIMRKFLWATPPRYSQIVMAIETLLDLDTLSVEELIGRLKAAEERYDFGGGGGGSAASLNLTEDELVARVMLRLQLSGEGSSGRGRSSNQRRGCGGGRGRDGGSGSGSKPPTGSNGKKKKTIASDECKYCGKSGHWARECRKKKRDEAAHAAQAEEEYKTALNLGVTSLDEEAVGEELFAQLDDT; translated from the coding sequence ATGATGCGGTTGAAGCTGCAGGCGAGAGGCCTGTGGACGGCGGTGAACGTCGGCACCACCGACTACACCGACGACCGCAACGCTTTGGAGGTGATCGCACTGGGCGTGCCTCTGGAGATGCAGGGCGCCATCTCGAACAAGGCTACGGCCAAGATCTCCTGGGAGGCGCTCAAGAAGACGCATCTCGGCGTGGACCGGGTGCGCCTGGCGAAGGCCAACACACTGCGCCGCGAGTTCGACTCGCTCAAGTTCAAGGACGGCGAGTCCGTGGACGACTTCAGCATCCGCATCACCGACCTCGCCAACCAGTTGGTGGTCCTCGACAACGGCTACACCGAGCCGGAGATCATGCGGAAGTTCCTGTGGGCCACTCCACCAAGGTATTCGCAGATCGTGATGGCGATCGAAACCCTTCTCGATCTTGATACTCTGTCTGTGGAGGAGTTGATCGGGCGGCTCAAGGCAGCGGAGGAGCGATATGATtttggcggcggtggaggcggttCTGCGGCAAGCCTCAACCTCACCGAGGACGAGTTGGTGGCACGCGTGATGTTGCGGCTGCAGCTCTCAGGCGAAGGGTCGTCTGGCAGAGGCAGGTCTTCGAACCAGCGCCGTGGCTGTGGCGGTGGCCGTGGGCGCGATGGTGGGAGCGGCAGCGGCTCCAAGCCTCCCACCGGCAGCaacgggaagaagaagaagaccatcgccAGCGATGAGTGTAAGTACTGCGGCAAATCCGGCCATTGGGCCCGTGAGTGCCGCAAGAAGAAGCGTGACGAGGCCGCGCACGCGGCCCAGGCGGAGGAGGAGTACAAGACTGCGCTGAACCTCGGCGTGACATCGCTCGACGAGGAGGCGGTGGGGGAGGAGCTGTTCGCCCAGCTCGACGACACCTAG
- the LOC136539571 gene encoding uncharacterized protein isoform X1, protein MADRRHRSSSPRRGGHGAGTGGNGDHNQVIHRVVRETGSGQYPLLTKTNYYSWAGMMRLKLQARGLWTAVNVGTTDYTDDRNALEVIALGVPLEMQGAISNKATAKISWEALKKTHLGVDRVRLAKANTLRREFDSLKFKDGESVDDFSIRITDLANQLVVLDNGYTEPEIMRKFLWATPPRYSQIVMAIETLLDLDTLSVEELIGRLKAAEERYDFGGGGGGSAASLNLTEDELVARVMLRLQLSGEGSSGRGRSSNQRRGCGGGRGRDGGSGSGSKPPTGSNGKKKKTIASDECKYCGKSGHWARECRKKKRDEAAHAAQAEEEYKTALNLGVTSLDEEAVGEELFAQLDDT, encoded by the coding sequence ATGGCGGATCGCAGGCATCGATCATCGTCGCCGCGACGCGGAGGTCACGGCGCCGGCACCGGTGGTAATGGCGATCACAACCAGGTGATTCACCGGGTTGTGAGGGAGACCGGCAGCGGGCAGTACCCGTTGCTGACGAAGACCAACTACTATTCTTGGGCAGGGATGATGCGGTTGAAGCTGCAGGCGAGAGGCCTGTGGACGGCGGTGAACGTCGGCACCACCGACTACACCGACGACCGCAACGCTTTGGAGGTGATCGCACTGGGCGTGCCTCTGGAGATGCAGGGCGCCATCTCGAACAAGGCTACGGCCAAGATCTCCTGGGAGGCGCTCAAGAAGACGCATCTCGGCGTGGACCGGGTGCGCCTGGCGAAGGCCAACACACTGCGCCGCGAGTTCGACTCGCTCAAGTTCAAGGACGGCGAGTCCGTGGACGACTTCAGCATCCGCATCACCGACCTCGCCAACCAGTTGGTGGTCCTCGACAACGGCTACACCGAGCCGGAGATCATGCGGAAGTTCCTGTGGGCCACTCCACCAAGGTATTCGCAGATCGTGATGGCGATCGAAACCCTTCTCGATCTTGATACTCTGTCTGTGGAGGAGTTGATCGGGCGGCTCAAGGCAGCGGAGGAGCGATATGATtttggcggcggtggaggcggttCTGCGGCAAGCCTCAACCTCACCGAGGACGAGTTGGTGGCACGCGTGATGTTGCGGCTGCAGCTCTCAGGCGAAGGGTCGTCTGGCAGAGGCAGGTCTTCGAACCAGCGCCGTGGCTGTGGCGGTGGCCGTGGGCGCGATGGTGGGAGCGGCAGCGGCTCCAAGCCTCCCACCGGCAGCaacgggaagaagaagaagaccatcgccAGCGATGAGTGTAAGTACTGCGGCAAATCCGGCCATTGGGCCCGTGAGTGCCGCAAGAAGAAGCGTGACGAGGCCGCGCACGCGGCCCAGGCGGAGGAGGAGTACAAGACTGCGCTGAACCTCGGCGTGACATCGCTCGACGAGGAGGCGGTGGGGGAGGAGCTGTTCGCCCAGCTCGACGACACCTAG